A window of Rhododendron vialii isolate Sample 1 chromosome 13a, ASM3025357v1 contains these coding sequences:
- the LOC131313742 gene encoding DEAD-box ATP-dependent RNA helicase 41 isoform X2, with translation MEGNQCESSTVAENGNEAPDAVADVKKRCWDQREALPGEPHCVICWRYGEYICDETDDDICSLECKQTLLCRVARSQAPVGLPPPTRLPTTDECFYVRENDEKFNSQSLTNDQTELLRRKLKVNVRGDLVPAPVLSFNSCNLPQKLLDNIEAAGYEMPTPVQMQAIPAALVGKSLLVSADTGSGKTASFLVPVIASCSNLNHEKFSNQKKPLSIVLTPTRELCIQVEEQAKLLAKGLPFKTALVVGGDPMAGQLHRINQGVGVIIATPGRLIDLLTKHDIELDNVSVLVLDEVDLMLQRGFHEQVFQIFQALSQPQVLMYSATISKEVEKMACSMVKGITVVSVGKPNKPNGAVKQMPIWVESKKKKQKLFDILLSKQHFMPPVVIFVGSRLGADLLSEAVAVTTGIKALSIHGEKPMKERREILRSFLVGEVPVLVATGVLGRGIDLLGVRQVIVFDMPISIKEYVHQIGRASRLGEEGTAIVFVNEENKKIFPELVDILKSSGAPIPRELNSRYTKTTFPLGKGQKKRKHSS, from the exons ATGGAAGGTAATCAATGTGAAAGTTCAACGGTGGCAGAGAATGGCAATGAAGCTCCAG ATGCCGTAGCTGATGTAAAGAAGAGGTGTTGGGATCAAAGAGAAGCTTTACCAGGGGAGCCTCATTGTGTAATTTGTTGGCGCTATGGCGAATATATATGTGACGAGACGGATGATGATATATGCAGCCTTGAATGTAAACAAACTCTTCTATGCAGAGTTGCCAGATCACAGGCCCCAGTTGGTCTCCCACCTCCTACAAGACTACCCACTACGGACGAGTGCTTTTACGTAAGAGAGAATGAtgaaaaattcaattctcagTCTCTAACTAATGATCAGACTGAGTTGCTAAGGAGGAAACTTAAGGTTAATGTTAGAGGGGACTTGGTTCCGGCACCCGTCTTGTCATTTAATTCTTGTAATCTTCCTCAAAAGCTCCTTGATAACATAGAAGCGGCAGGATATGAAATGCCAACTCCCGTTCAAATGCAAGCAATACCAGCTGCTTTGGTTGGCAAAAGCCTGCTTGTATCAGCGGACACTGGTTCAGGGAAAACGGCTTCTTTCTTGGTTCCTGTAATTGCCTCTTGCTCGAACTTGAATCACGAAAAATTCTCAAATCAGAAAAAACCATTGTCGATAGTTCTTACACCTACCAGAGAGCTCTGCATACAGGTGGAGGAGCAGGCTAAGTTGCTGGCTAAGGGTCTGCCGTTTAAAACTGCACTTGTGGTTGGTGGGGATCCCATGGCCGGACAACTGCACCGCATCAATCAAGGAGTGGGGGTGATTATAGCGACTCCGGGAAGGCTTATTGATCTTTTAACAAAACATGACATAGAATTAGACAATGTTTCAGTTCTGGTTTTGGATGAAGTGGACTTAATGCTTCAGAGGGGCTTCCATGAACAAGTATTCCAGATTTTTCAGGCTTTATCACAACCTCAAGTTTTGATGTATTCTGCGACAATATCAAAAGAAGTCGAGAAGATGGCTTGCTCAATGGTGAAAGGTATTACTGTTGTCTCTGTTGGGAAGCCAAACAAGCCAAACGGGGCTGTGAAGCAAATGCCCATTTGGGTTGAgtcgaagaaaaagaaacaaaagctttTTGACATACTGTTGAGCAAACAGCACTTTATGCCACCAGTTGTTATATTTGTTGGTTCGAGACTTGGCGCAGACCTACTTTCTGAAGCAGTGGCGGTAACCACTGGAATTAAAGCTTTATCAATCCATGGAGAAAAGCCGatgaaagagaggagagaaatcTTAAGGTCTTTTCTCGTTGGAGAGGTTCCAGTGCTTGTGGCCACAGGGGTTTTGGGTCGAGGAATTGATCTCTTGGGTGTGAGGCAGGTTATAGTTTTTGATATGCCTATTTCTATTAAGGAGTATGTTCACCAGATTGGAAGGGCATCCAGGCTGGGGGAGGAGGGTACAGCAATTGTCTTCGTAAATGAGGAGAACAAGAAAATATTTCCAGagttggttgatattttgaAGTCATCTGGAGCTCCTATTCCTAGGGAGCTTAATTCGCGATACACAAAGACTACTTTTCCTTTAGGCAAGGGCCAGAAGAAAAGGAAGCATAGTAGCTGA
- the LOC131313742 gene encoding DEAD-box ATP-dependent RNA helicase 41 isoform X1 yields the protein MIMEGNQCESSTVAENGNEAPDAVADVKKRCWDQREALPGEPHCVICWRYGEYICDETDDDICSLECKQTLLCRVARSQAPVGLPPPTRLPTTDECFYVRENDEKFNSQSLTNDQTELLRRKLKVNVRGDLVPAPVLSFNSCNLPQKLLDNIEAAGYEMPTPVQMQAIPAALVGKSLLVSADTGSGKTASFLVPVIASCSNLNHEKFSNQKKPLSIVLTPTRELCIQVEEQAKLLAKGLPFKTALVVGGDPMAGQLHRINQGVGVIIATPGRLIDLLTKHDIELDNVSVLVLDEVDLMLQRGFHEQVFQIFQALSQPQVLMYSATISKEVEKMACSMVKGITVVSVGKPNKPNGAVKQMPIWVESKKKKQKLFDILLSKQHFMPPVVIFVGSRLGADLLSEAVAVTTGIKALSIHGEKPMKERREILRSFLVGEVPVLVATGVLGRGIDLLGVRQVIVFDMPISIKEYVHQIGRASRLGEEGTAIVFVNEENKKIFPELVDILKSSGAPIPRELNSRYTKTTFPLGKGQKKRKHSS from the exons ATG ATAATGGAAGGTAATCAATGTGAAAGTTCAACGGTGGCAGAGAATGGCAATGAAGCTCCAG ATGCCGTAGCTGATGTAAAGAAGAGGTGTTGGGATCAAAGAGAAGCTTTACCAGGGGAGCCTCATTGTGTAATTTGTTGGCGCTATGGCGAATATATATGTGACGAGACGGATGATGATATATGCAGCCTTGAATGTAAACAAACTCTTCTATGCAGAGTTGCCAGATCACAGGCCCCAGTTGGTCTCCCACCTCCTACAAGACTACCCACTACGGACGAGTGCTTTTACGTAAGAGAGAATGAtgaaaaattcaattctcagTCTCTAACTAATGATCAGACTGAGTTGCTAAGGAGGAAACTTAAGGTTAATGTTAGAGGGGACTTGGTTCCGGCACCCGTCTTGTCATTTAATTCTTGTAATCTTCCTCAAAAGCTCCTTGATAACATAGAAGCGGCAGGATATGAAATGCCAACTCCCGTTCAAATGCAAGCAATACCAGCTGCTTTGGTTGGCAAAAGCCTGCTTGTATCAGCGGACACTGGTTCAGGGAAAACGGCTTCTTTCTTGGTTCCTGTAATTGCCTCTTGCTCGAACTTGAATCACGAAAAATTCTCAAATCAGAAAAAACCATTGTCGATAGTTCTTACACCTACCAGAGAGCTCTGCATACAGGTGGAGGAGCAGGCTAAGTTGCTGGCTAAGGGTCTGCCGTTTAAAACTGCACTTGTGGTTGGTGGGGATCCCATGGCCGGACAACTGCACCGCATCAATCAAGGAGTGGGGGTGATTATAGCGACTCCGGGAAGGCTTATTGATCTTTTAACAAAACATGACATAGAATTAGACAATGTTTCAGTTCTGGTTTTGGATGAAGTGGACTTAATGCTTCAGAGGGGCTTCCATGAACAAGTATTCCAGATTTTTCAGGCTTTATCACAACCTCAAGTTTTGATGTATTCTGCGACAATATCAAAAGAAGTCGAGAAGATGGCTTGCTCAATGGTGAAAGGTATTACTGTTGTCTCTGTTGGGAAGCCAAACAAGCCAAACGGGGCTGTGAAGCAAATGCCCATTTGGGTTGAgtcgaagaaaaagaaacaaaagctttTTGACATACTGTTGAGCAAACAGCACTTTATGCCACCAGTTGTTATATTTGTTGGTTCGAGACTTGGCGCAGACCTACTTTCTGAAGCAGTGGCGGTAACCACTGGAATTAAAGCTTTATCAATCCATGGAGAAAAGCCGatgaaagagaggagagaaatcTTAAGGTCTTTTCTCGTTGGAGAGGTTCCAGTGCTTGTGGCCACAGGGGTTTTGGGTCGAGGAATTGATCTCTTGGGTGTGAGGCAGGTTATAGTTTTTGATATGCCTATTTCTATTAAGGAGTATGTTCACCAGATTGGAAGGGCATCCAGGCTGGGGGAGGAGGGTACAGCAATTGTCTTCGTAAATGAGGAGAACAAGAAAATATTTCCAGagttggttgatattttgaAGTCATCTGGAGCTCCTATTCCTAGGGAGCTTAATTCGCGATACACAAAGACTACTTTTCCTTTAGGCAAGGGCCAGAAGAAAAGGAAGCATAGTAGCTGA
- the LOC131313743 gene encoding probable plastid-lipid-associated protein 12, chloroplastic — protein sequence MATIELANLGFQLTPLPTISPFKSRTCRSRLQFRNGLGPSVNRRAASIRPPSCSLVDEQQKQGTEVVSLFNEQENSLIEALIGIQGRGRSASPQQLQEVERAVQILEGSEGVPDPTSSSLIEGRWQLMFTTRPGTASPIQRTFVGVDIFSVFQEVHLRTNDPRVSNIVRFSDAIGELKVEAAASIKDGKRILFQFDRAAFSLKFLPFKVPYPVPFRLLGDEAKGWLDTTYLSRSGNLRISRGNKGTTFVLQKINEPRQILLEAISKDKGVREAIDEFISLNKNAATGEPELLEGEWKMIWSSQVETDSWLENAANGLMGMQIVKPNGKLKFLVDMVLGVKFSMDGTFVKSGANTYDVNMDDGAILAGQFGLPVELGSKFKLELLYTDGKIRITRGYNRILFVHIRTDGSEQK from the exons atggcGACGATCGAACTTGCAAATCTGGGGTTCCAATTGACGCCATTGCCAACAATCTCGCCGTTTAAGTCCAGAACTTGTCGTAGCCGTCTTCAGTTTCGCAATGGTTTGGGGCCCTCTGTCAACCGCAGAGCCGCCTCTATTCGACCGCCTTCGTGTTCTCTCGTCGACGAGCAACAGAAGCAAGGAACAGAAGTGGTTTCGTTGTTTAATGAACAAGAAAATTCACTTATTGAAGCGCTTATCGGCATTCAAGGCCGAGGCCGCTCTGCTTCTCCCCAACAACTCCAG GAGGTTGAACGGGCAGTGCAAATTTTAGAAGGTTCAGAGGGTGTACCTGATCCG ACAAGCTCTAGCTTGATTGAAGGTCGCTGGCAATTAATGTTCACAACAAGACCTGGGACTGCATCTCCTATTCAG AGAACATTTGTCGGGGTTGACATCTTCAGTGTATTTCAAGAGGTACACCTGCGAACAAACGACCCGCGTGTGTCCAACATTGTCAGATTCTCTGATGCCATAGGTGAGCTGAAAGTGGAG GCTGCAGCATCAATTAAGGATGGAAAACGAATACTTTTTCAGTTTGATAGAGCAGCCTTTTCTTTAAAGTTTCTTCCATTTAAGGTTCCATATCCAGTACCATTTAGGCTTCTTGGAGATGAGGCAAAGGGTTGGTTAGACACTACATATTTGTCCCGTTCTGGAAACCTTCGTATCTCAAGAGGAAATAAG GGCACCACATTTGTGCTGCAGAAGATTAATGAACCAAGACAAATATTGCTGGAAGCCATTTCTAAAGATAAAGGAGTGAGAGAA GCAATTGACGAGTTTATCTCCTTGAATAAGAATGCCGCTACAGGTGAACCAGAACTCTTAGAGGGAGAATGGAAAATGATATGGAGTTCACAG GTGGAGACAGATAGCTGGTTAGAAAATGCTGCAAATGGTCTTATGGGCATGCAG ATAGTCAAGCCGAATGGAAAATTGAAGTTTCTGGTCGACATGGTTCTTGGGGTTAAATTTTCCATGGATGGCACATTTGT GAAATCTGGCGCCAATACATATGATGTTAATATGGATGATGGAGCCATTCTGGCAGGCCAATTTGGACTTCCAGTAGAACTGGGAAGCAAGTTCAAGCTGGAGTTGCT TTATACTGATGGGAAGATCAGAATTACCCGAGGGTACAACAGAATTTTATTCGTCCACATTCGCACGGACGGGTCTGAGCAAAAATGA
- the LOC131313758 gene encoding peroxidase N: MKRPSSFISGYYYYLLVIASLLLLLNYTGVRAQLSSDFYSTTCPNLLKIVRKEIQNAIKTETRMAASLLRLHFHDCFVNGCDGSVLLDGNDGEKFALPNLNSARGFEVVDAIKTAVESACSGVVSCADILAVAARDSVLLSGGNSWKVLLGRRDGLVANQTGANTSLPSPFEDLNAIIAKFFAVGLNLTDVVVLSGGHTIGLAKCATFSFRLNFTGTGTPDPTMDSTLVSDLQNRCPATGDGNNTAPFDRNSTDLFDNHYFKNLLSGNGLLASDQILFSSDAGASTTKSLVQFYSDNPSLFLADFANSMVKMGNISPITGSSGEIRKNCRVVNS, translated from the exons ATGAAGAGACCAAGCAGTTTCATAAGTGGCTATTATTACTATTTGCTAGTTATAGCTTCGCTATTGTTGCTTTTGAATTATACGGGTGTTAGGGCTCAACTGAGTTCTGATTTCTATTCAACAACATGTCCAAACCTTCTCAAAATCGTGCGGAAAGAGATTCAGAATGCAATCAAGACCGAAACGCGAATGGCTGCTTCTTTGCTTCGGCTTCACTTCCACGATTGTTTCGTAAAC GGTTGTGACGGATCAGTTCTGTTGGATGGGAACGATGGTGAGAAGTTTGCCTTGCCCAACTTGAACTCGGCGAGAGGATTCGAAGTTGTGGACGCTATCAAAACTGCAGTGGAGAGTGCATGCAGCGGAGTTGTATCGTGTGCTGATATTCTTGCTGTAGCTGCTCGAGATTCAGTGCTCCTA AGTGGAGGAAACTCATGGAAAGTTTTACTAGGAAGGAGGGATGGTCTAGTGGCAAACCAGACAGGAGCAAATACTAGCCTTCCTTCTCCCTTTGAGGATCTTAATGCTATCATTGCCAAATTTTTTGCTGTTGGACTCAATCTCACTGATGTGGTGGTTCTATCAG GtggccatacaatagggttagCAAAGTGTGCAACCTTCAGCTTCAGATTGAACTTCACAGGGACAGGTACACCAGACCCCACAATGGATAGCACCCTGGTCTCTGACCTCCAAAACCGGTGTCCGGCCACCGGAGACGGAAACAACACGGCCCCTTTCGACCGGAACTCGACCGATCTATTCGACAACCATTACTTCAAAAACTTGCTCAGTGGGAATGGCCTTCTTGCGTCTgaccaaattttattttctagcGATGCGGGTGCATCGACTACCAAAAGTTTGGTTCAATTCTACAGTGATAATCCCAGTCTTTTCCTTGCGGATTTTGCTAATTCCATGGTCAAGATGGGGAATATTAGTCCTATAACCGGGTCGAGCGGAGAGATCAGGAAGAATTGTAGGGTGGTTAATTCATAG